The DNA window AGCGCCGCATCCTCTGGCAAAGAGCGGAAGCGGGGTTCCTGTCCGTGGAAGGCCCAATGCATTTCCTCGATAAAATCGACCAGCGAAAAGGCCTGGTCGACTTCGGGCAGGGTCAACACCCAATCCTGGACGGCCTGGATAACGGCCAGTTTATCGGGCTCCTTGAGCGAATCGCGCGACGGGCCATCGAACACGATTTGCAAAGGCGTCACCCCCGATAATTGCTGATCGATGCGTGCCGTTGACTGCGTGATCGGGTGATCCTGAGCGAAAAATTTCAATAAATTGGTCTCGGTCTTCACCTGCCAGATGAAGGGGATGCCCGCCCCCAGCAGCAGAGCGAAAGCCGCCAGGGTCCAGACGGGGCGTCGAATCCCCCAAGCGGAAAGGAAGCCCGTCAGCCAGCGCATCCACCGCAATCCGCCACGGTCGGTTGGCCATGCCTTGCCAGGCCAGTGAGCCAGGATGGGCGGCAGGAGGCCAATCACGACGAAGTAAATCAGGATGGCGCCAGCGGCGCCGGTCAAACCCAGCGAGCGAATGGGGGGGATCGGGCTGAGGCTCAGCGAGGCAAGACCCGCGGCGGTGGTCAGTGCGGTGAACAGGGCGGGTTTACGAATCTCGCGTACCGCCCAGTGGACTTGTTCGGAGCCGCGCACCCCCAAGCGGGCCGCCAGCGCCATTGAATTATAAAGATGCAGCAGCAGCGCGATCGTCAGTGCGGAAATCAGAGGTGGCGTCATGCTCGACACTAGATTGTAGGGTTGACCGCTCAGAACATAACCGGCAAGCGTCGCGGAAACCGTTGCGCTGACCGCCAGCAGACCGAACAGCGCGGCGCGCAGGTGGCGCACCATCCACCACAGCAGAACCAGACCCACCAGGCTGGTGAGCGGCACGAAGATCAGGTTGTCGCGTAGCATCGAACGCAATTCCGCGGCATCCAGTGGCACCATGCCGGCCAGCGCGGTCAAATGTCCGGCAAGACCGACCTCGGTCACGGCGGCGCGGAAGAATTCTTCCAGTTCCATCCGCTTGAGACTTTCGCCCAGAGGCACGGGCCGCACGATCAGACTCAGGCCCTGACCGTCCGCCGAAGCCAGCGCGCCTGGCGCAAAGCGGTCGGCTAGAACCCGTTCGCGTCGTTGTTCGAGAGTGAGTGTCTGAAGCTCCTTCAGATCCAGCAGACGTTCGACGCTGAATCCATCCGCGGTGGCGCTGATGTGATCGGCGCGCGTGACGCCGAGTACCCGCTCCATCAGCGGCCATTGCTCCAGCCGCTCCGCCAGACGGTCCAGCGCGAGCAGGACGCGGTCCGAATAGATGTCCGTGCCTTCGAACAGTGCGACGAGGATCTGATCGTTGGGGAATTCCTGGCGCAATGCGCGATCCAGAATCACCGAGGGTGCATCGGCGGGCAGATAGACCTGGGGGGCATTGTTGATTGTGAGTTTCAACAGTAGCAGATTGGACGCCACGAGCATACAGGCGAGCAGGAACACCGCCGCATAGGCATGCCAACGAGGTTGACGGAAAATGGACATGGCCCGCGACTCCTGAATTGCTCAACGAAATTGCGCCCGCCAGCCTAGCGTGATTAACCCATTGTCTTGATAAAAGCCGCCGGCCGTGCCGTCTTCGCCGCTGAAGGCGTGCAGCGCCAGATAAAACTCATGCGGATCCCAGCCGAGAAAACTCAGGGAAGGATTGAGATAGAGCGTGGACTGATTCAAACCGGTCCAGAAGCGCAGATTGGCGCGCCAGCGGGCGTGCGCGAAACTGGACTCGATTTCGCCGGTCAGCGCATAGGTGCGCTGCCAGTCCACTACCTCGCCCGCGTCCAGCAGATGATGACCCAGGAGTTGCAGCGTCACCCGAGTATCGCCGTCGCCGGGGAAAAATTCGCCGCCCACCCCCCAGTCGAAACCCTGGCGGGTGAGATAACGCAGATCGGTGGTCGTGGCCGGCAGATCGCTCAGATACGCGGCCTCGAAGCGCCAGGTGGCGCCAGCCGCGGCGAATCCGAGATCGCCGCCGAACAGCCAGCCTTGCGGATACTGGGCGGCAAAGGTGGGCGGCGCGACCGCCGCGATGGCGCTTTGGGGATCCATGCCGCTCAAGATACGCTCGCGGACCGCCGGGTCGAGTCGGAAATAGGGCGTGGACTGCCGGGTATGCTGGACGGTCAGCGCGTAATCCAGACGTCGGCCGGAGCGGCTCAGGCGCAGTCCGATCTGTCCATCCTGCTCGTCGGCGCTCTCGTCGAAGCTTCCGTTCTTGACCAATGCGGCGAGCAGTGGGTCGGAAGGGATGCCGAGCACCCGACCCCGCTGGCGGTCGATCGGATACCAGAGACTGTCGGCGTCGGGGAGTTCCGCAGGGCGGAAGCGGGGAATCCAGACCAAATCTGCCCGATCGTCATCGTCCAGAAAACCTTCGATGCGCAGCGCCGTGACCGCCCGGCGGCGGTCTTCCAGATCATCGAGGATAAAGCGATCAAGATCGACCACGCTCATGCGGTCGGTCGGAGCCTGCTCGTCGAGCCGGCCCCAAAGAATGATCTGAGGGCCGAGCGTGACGCGCACATGTTTGCTGCGATAACGCAGAAAACTTTCCGCGTAATCGAGTTCGAGCGAACGGAGCGACGCGGTTCCGGCTTGCCGCGCGCCATCGAGCCGACCGGCGAGGCGCAACTCCCAGCGATCGCCAGCGCGCCATTCCAGGCCGGTGCTTGCATGAAGGTAGTGGCTGCCGGTCACGGCGGCATCGGTATCGGGAAGCCCGAGTTCGAGGCGAAATTGGGAAGGGGCAAGCCCCCATCCGACGCCGTCGCGGGGTGGATCGACCGTCCGCCGCGCGCCGGCAATCGGGGTTCCTGGCGCATCCCCACCTTCGATCACGAGCGGCTCTAACGCGCCGACGGGCGTCCAGGGGCCGGTTCCCGCCCCCAGAACCGCGAGCATGAGCCCGTTGACGAGGTGCCCGCTCCGCCAGTTCATGGACGGAAGCGCTTGTCCTGAGCAGGATCGGTCAGCGTTTGCACGGAAAATAGACTGGCGGGAAGACCCTGATCGTACTTCACCGCCTCGGCTTCGATCCGGGTTTCGTGACCGCTGGACAGATCGGTCATAGTGCTGTCGAGAACGGTCCAGTAGCCCTGAATCCGTTTGATCCGACTGACGGTAAAGCGTTTGGCGGGAACGGTCTTGCCACCCGCGAAAAACTCGATTCTGAGCGGGAGGAAGGTCTCGGGATGAATACAACTGAGACGCTTGCTGTAGACCGAGTTATCGGGGTCGCTGGGAATGCTCTCCAGCACCTGGCAACTGGTCCCCTGAAAACTGTCCGTGCCGATCAGGCGATGACGGTCGCGCTCGACCGGGCGATCGCGCAGATCCTCGAAATACAGATCGGAGCCGACAAACCGGCCGCCCTTGCGGGAGCCGGAGATACGCCGTTCCTTCTTGATCGCGGGCAGATAGAGCCACTGCGCGGATTCCGCGGCGGGTGTGTCGAGGGTGAGCAGGCCGGTGCCCGCGACATCGGCGGGCTCCTGAAACCGCGCCAGCGAGCGAACATTGCCGCCACCCAGATCCTGACGGTAGCTGTAAAACAGCCGGTTGCGGGGGGCGTGTCCCCGCTCGGTCAGGGTCATGCGCAGACGCAGACTCAGATCGCGACCATCGGGGCGGGCGTAAACTTGGCGGGCCAGCGCGGTGCCGGCGTCAAGCGACTCATCGGCGTGGGAGATGGCCGCAACGAGACTTAGGACAAAGGCGACACCGAGCCATCGGGCCATTGCGCGAACGAGCATGGAAGGCGTCCTCTCGGTTCGGGGTTACACAAAAAAGCGCCCTCGGTTTCCCGAGGGCGCTCAAGATGTTTGCATGGACTAAGCTTGCCGATCAAGGTTGCTGGCGGCGACGACTGGCAGCCCGTTTCATACCGCCAAAACCG is part of the Thiocystis violascens DSM 198 genome and encodes:
- a CDS encoding efflux RND transporter permease subunit; this encodes MSIFRQPRWHAYAAVFLLACMLVASNLLLLKLTINNAPQVYLPADAPSVILDRALRQEFPNDQILVALFEGTDIYSDRVLLALDRLAERLEQWPLMERVLGVTRADHISATADGFSVERLLDLKELQTLTLEQRRERVLADRFAPGALASADGQGLSLIVRPVPLGESLKRMELEEFFRAAVTEVGLAGHLTALAGMVPLDAAELRSMLRDNLIFVPLTSLVGLVLLWWMVRHLRAALFGLLAVSATVSATLAGYVLSGQPYNLVSSMTPPLISALTIALLLHLYNSMALAARLGVRGSEQVHWAVREIRKPALFTALTTAAGLASLSLSPIPPIRSLGLTGAAGAILIYFVVIGLLPPILAHWPGKAWPTDRGGLRWMRWLTGFLSAWGIRRPVWTLAAFALLLGAGIPFIWQVKTETNLLKFFAQDHPITQSTARIDQQLSGVTPLQIVFDGPSRDSLKEPDKLAVIQAVQDWVLTLPEVDQAFSLVDFIEEMHWAFHGQEPRFRSLPEDAALISQYLFVYDGRDLYDFVNHEFQRTVMLLNLNVHGAREIGQVIARIRAHLQDLAEPDLHWEIGGEGRLFSDQETLLIQGQIRSLWGALMIIFILLVLAWRSPGAGLLCMLPNIAPILFIFMVMGAVGINLNMATALIASVAVGIAVDDTIHFYDGYQRRRHQGLSVIWSLARTYRQTGQACVATTIILSAQFAVLMFSDFQPIAQFGLLTSVGLLAALLFDLLLLPAILIVLHASNLRQAKRRSQGEKPLL
- a CDS encoding DUF1302 family protein, with product MNWRSGHLVNGLMLAVLGAGTGPWTPVGALEPLVIEGGDAPGTPIAGARRTVDPPRDGVGWGLAPSQFRLELGLPDTDAAVTGSHYLHASTGLEWRAGDRWELRLAGRLDGARQAGTASLRSLELDYAESFLRYRSKHVRVTLGPQIILWGRLDEQAPTDRMSVVDLDRFILDDLEDRRRAVTALRIEGFLDDDDRADLVWIPRFRPAELPDADSLWYPIDRQRGRVLGIPSDPLLAALVKNGSFDESADEQDGQIGLRLSRSGRRLDYALTVQHTRQSTPYFRLDPAVRERILSGMDPQSAIAAVAPPTFAAQYPQGWLFGGDLGFAAAGATWRFEAAYLSDLPATTTDLRYLTRQGFDWGVGGEFFPGDGDTRVTLQLLGHHLLDAGEVVDWQRTYALTGEIESSFAHARWRANLRFWTGLNQSTLYLNPSLSFLGWDPHEFYLALHAFSGEDGTAGGFYQDNGLITLGWRAQFR
- a CDS encoding outer membrane lipoprotein-sorting protein — encoded protein: MLVRAMARWLGVAFVLSLVAAISHADESLDAGTALARQVYARPDGRDLSLRLRMTLTERGHAPRNRLFYSYRQDLGGGNVRSLARFQEPADVAGTGLLTLDTPAAESAQWLYLPAIKKERRISGSRKGGRFVGSDLYFEDLRDRPVERDRHRLIGTDSFQGTSCQVLESIPSDPDNSVYSKRLSCIHPETFLPLRIEFFAGGKTVPAKRFTVSRIKRIQGYWTVLDSTMTDLSSGHETRIEAEAVKYDQGLPASLFSVQTLTDPAQDKRFRP